Within the Miscanthus floridulus cultivar M001 chromosome 2, ASM1932011v1, whole genome shotgun sequence genome, the region aattaggTTTCCAGAAGATTGAAttatttaaaatttgaaattctaTTGTACAAATAAGGGTCAAAAGTTGTTTGTGCATCAAGTACCTCGGGCTATCTGTACAGCTGCCTGCAGTTCCTGTCGATCTTTGCTTGCACTACGGTGTTTGTAGTATGCAGCCTTGAGGTAAGCAACTTCTACACACTTATACGCTAAAGCAGCAGCAGCCATTTTTTTGCACCGTTCATATTCATAAGCACAAAAACTGGCAAGTGACAGAACCTCATTTAGCATGTAACACACTTAGAACAACATGACTATGAAAGTATCCATAGCAGCAAACTTAGAAACAATTTCTGTGGAATCATGAAAGTATCCATAGTATCCATAGCAGCAACGTGACTaaagcagcagcagcatctcAACAACTCCTTATGCATTAAAAACTTAATTCAATTCAATATAGATTGGAGCGACGAGTAATCACTATGTGCCTAAATTCATATAAAAGCCACAATTAAATTAGTTTAGCATATCCAAATTAACTGTTGGATGGTGTCAAGTAGAAAGCTAATCTAAATTCGTAGTTTTACCTTAATACTTTTTAGATATTGAGTTTTACCTTTATATAGTTCTACTCTATGTTCTTCATTTCACAACCGCAATGAAATGAGTCGACCAGGTAATAGCAACTGAATATCATAAAGACAAAGTGTGTGTATAGCTTACTTGCATAATTTTGCAGTTTCAGAGTACATCTTCATTGACCGAGCTCCATCACCTGGCCTTGAAATGTCAAAACTAGGAGTTTCTAGAAGAAACGCAACATGCAGAAATTTCAAAGCCGCCTCAAAGTACAGACCTGTACTTTCGAGTTCTTGTCCTTTATTCTGCAGGGAGATTTTTTCCCAGAGAAATTGTAAGGAAAAATTCATATCATGGGACATTGGTAGATCATAATGATATAAAATTTGATGCAATGAGGGTGAACAACCTTCAAATCATTGGCCTTATGCTTTAGATCTCTAGCTTCCTTGAGAGCAAATGTAATCACACTACCATCCTTCCTCGTTGGACTTGTGTCCAAAGTACTTGAAGTCGCTTGCTTAACAGTGCCATGTTGCACTCCAGTTTCCACATTGAACCTCACTAACTTTGCTTTCATTTTCAATGAATCAGATTTTACTGAAGTAGGGCAGACCTTTTGTTTACCTTCTTTCAAAGGAAAATTGACAACTTGATTAACAGGGTTCTGAATATCTTGATTATCGATTCTAAGGTGAAGTTTTTCTTTTTTAAATGACATGCCCAGCCGCTGAGCAGTTCCACTACCTTGGCGAACTTCAATGTTCGTACTTTCATGTTGAATGGGACCAGACTCAGTGTTCAAAGCTGTAGCCATTCTGTCAAAAGAATGCTGATCAGGTAGCAGTGAACGGCCCTCCATATTAAAGTCCTTTTTATCACCAGAAGGATGTTCTTTCTTCTCACTGTCAAAGGGTACATCCAAAGCATTAATATTATTGACATTTTCCAATGAATCATACCCTGAAGCAATATTTTCCTTGCGTAAAGACATGTCACTAGTTTCATGTGAACCCTTCATTGTTTTTGCCTTTGCAAGCAAAACTTTGGGTTCATCAGGAACTTCCACACCATCTGAATCACACTTGTGGTCCTGGCCTCTGTCAATTTGATGCCAATCCTCAATTTTACTTTTCTTATATGTTTTCTGTTCATCTTGATCAATCCCTATTTTAGTCTTTACCTTTGGATGAGCCTTGGTCCTTTCCATAATACCTCCTGGGCATAAACAATGAAATTATGTGTCAGCAAGAAATTTGGATAACGAAAGACAACACAGAATGAAAACTTATTAGAAGGTAATGCGTATCAGACAGATCATacataaagaaaaaagaaaaaggaaagaaccTTCATCTGAGTAGCTACTGTGATTCTTGTGCTTAGGCTTCAGCTTTTCAGAAATGAGATCAGCTGATTTACTCACTGGCCTGGGACCATGTTTGCTCACAGAATCTCTCTCGGAACTGTAGCACGTGTCATCAGTAGTTCTTTCATCTCTGATAGGGTCCTGTTGGTTGCTCATGGAAGGAGTCAACGATGGTGTGTGGTAAGAACTCTCAGCCAGATCTTTTCCATTGCTTGGAGCATTTTTCCTTTTCCTACTCCGTTCAAACTGTCCACTTATATTATAGGCGCTGGATGTTCCTGTACCTGTACCTGCAGTATGAGGACTACCTGAGGAAAAAGTTGTGGCAGTCGCTGGAATGGCAAACAATGCATTCAGAGCCTCTGTTGTTTCATCCTCACTGATGTCACATCTATTCATCCCAGGCCTGCAAATAATTTGAATTATTTTGGAAAATTTGTGCTCTTATTATACTTTGATCCAAGGATCATATGAACCCCATTCTGAAAAGATACTACATAGCTGTTGCATTTGCACACCTCATTGTACTTACACAGCTCACGGGGCACTTAGCAAAATAGGTGGAGAATTAGAATGCAAGATAATTCCAAAACTAATAAGTATAAAAAAATTTAGCTATGTTATAAGAAATGGCATTGAGGTATACGTTTagttgattttctctttttcttcaAAATGATAATTGCTTTGAGTATACGCTAACCAGGTAACTGACAACTCACAGAATGTAAGATGTTCATTTATCATATGCAAACATTGCTGCACTATAAAGAAGGATAGAAAAATGGATATACGTGGAccacaaaaaatcaagtatttCAAGCCTAAGCACAGATTTGAACTTACAGCCAGTGAAGCATGGTACATTTCCACTTTTTTGGAAGCATAGAAAGGTTCGTTCCATAGGGTAGAAGACGCAATTTCTGGCATGTGTCACAGcgtacccagtggtccttgatcACAACTGGTGCAGGAACAGGATCTGCATTCATAGTTGCTACACTGCTGGTCGGCTGCATATACAACTGTCCGTGCTTTACACTGGCTGGGATCTCCTTCCTTGCAGAACCAACTTCAAACCCATTCTCGTTATTTGTGTTCATCATCTTCTCGTTTTGGCTGGCAGGCACTTGGATGTTAACTTCCTTGTTCATGATTGCACTAGCATCACCTTTATATGTTCTAGCCTTTGTATCCATTGACACCTTTTTCTTACTGCAAGGCTTCATCTGCTTAGCCACATTGCCTCTGATAGGTCCAGGTGGATGAAAAGACTGTGAACGTCCTTCAAATGCTCTAGATACATTTTCCATGTCTAAATGTGTTTCCCAATCCTTTAGCACTGGAGCAACATTATTTCTTAATTGCAGCAAATTGCCTTGTAGAGGTGACAACAAGAAGCCTCCAGGAACTGGAAAGCATGTCATGACCTGAAATATGatgcagaagaaaaacaagcaattCTAGTTATGGCTTTGCTTGATGAGCTAAACAAATATAACTTGGCCAATAAACAATAATTCACCTGTAGGATAGTCCGAGGTGATTCATATGGAACAAGCCCATCAGGACTCTCCTCCATGGACGAAGGTGAAGAAATATCAAGGCCCAGGCCACTATAGATAACTGCATTTTCTCTCGGCAGATCATTGTTGAGACAAACTTTAGTCTGAAATTTGAGCGACTTTGAGTCACTACCACTAAATGAACTGTCCAAAGAATCAGAACCTGCAACAGATTCCTCATCGTTTGTACTCGGGTATTTTTTATTCTTGAGTAAATCACTAGCTGAAGGTGCTCCAGAACCGTTATTTCGGGAAATGGGCTCCACTGCTACAGTAGAGGGGTTTTGATCCATTCTCTGCATCAGTAAATCATGGCATTACCAATACACATGAGTGCACATTCATCAGAGCATATACTTCTTAACAGCGCAATGAATATCAATAAAAACCTCAGCAGATGTTTGGTAAGGTGATCCTGACGTGCTAATGTTTGCTGCAATGTGTGGGCTTTCGGATTGAGGAACCAGGGGAGAACGCTGATATGTGGGTAAAAATGAACCATATCCACCAAATTTCGATCCTGTCAAAGATTATGCGCTGCTTAACATCCCTGCCAAATGCATCAAACGAAATTAACCAACAACAACAATTAGCTCTTTACCAAGGTTCTCTACAGAAACTTCTCCTTCGAATTCCTTCTGAAAATGTCCTAGAACATGCTGAAGTTTTTCATCCTGGAACCAAATGCAGCA harbors:
- the LOC136531461 gene encoding cysteine-tryptophan domain-containing zinc finger protein 3-like, which encodes MQLVGRGMQSLRGAWRESAGSRSGRVAGETEELEEGEACSDTDGEAFVDPDVALSYIDEKLQHVLGHFQKEFEGEVSVENLGSKFGGYGSFLPTYQRSPLVPQSESPHIAANISTSGSPYQTSAERMDQNPSTVAVEPISRNNGSGAPSASDLLKNKKYPSTNDEESVAGSDSLDSSFSGSDSKSLKFQTKVCLNNDLPRENAVIYSGLGLDISSPSSMEESPDGLVPYESPRTILQVMTCFPVPGGFLLSPLQGNLLQLRNNVAPVLKDWETHLDMENVSRAFEGRSQSFHPPGPIRGNVAKQMKPCSKKKVSMDTKARTYKGDASAIMNKEVNIQVPASQNEKMMNTNNENGFEVGSARKEIPASVKHGQLYMQPTSSVATMNADPVPAPVVIKDHWVRCDTCQKLRLLPYGTNLSMLPKKWKCTMLHWLPGMNRCDISEDETTEALNALFAIPATATTFSSGSPHTAGTGTGTSSAYNISGQFERSRKRKNAPSNGKDLAESSYHTPSLTPSMSNQQDPIRDERTTDDTCYSSERDSVSKHGPRPVSKSADLISEKLKPKHKNHSSYSDEGGIMERTKAHPKVKTKIGIDQDEQKTYKKSKIEDWHQIDRGQDHKCDSDGVEVPDEPKVLLAKAKTMKGSHETSDMSLRKENIASGYDSLENVNNINALDVPFDSEKKEHPSGDKKDFNMEGRSLLPDQHSFDRMATALNTESGPIQHESTNIEVRQGSGTAQRLGMSFKKEKLHLRIDNQDIQNPVNQVVNFPLKEGKQKVCPTSVKSDSLKMKAKLVRFNVETGVQHGTVKQATSSTLDTSPTRKDGSVITFALKEARDLKHKANDLKNKGQELESTGLYFEAALKFLHVAFLLETPSFDISRPGDGARSMKMYSETAKLCNFCAYEYERCKKMAAAALAYKCVEVAYLKAAYYKHRSASKDRQELQAAVQIARGESPSSSAPDIDNLNSHGLSKASLKGGNSPHVPGHHLPLDVHNQAHLLRLLAYTNDVNLAFDATRKAEFVIASAAGSQERGGADDGLASVKTILDLNFNNVNELLRLVRVSMESISS